A region from the Paenarthrobacter aurescens genome encodes:
- a CDS encoding nucleoside hydrolase → MTQPAPFFLDCDTGIDDALALAYLLASPRAELVGIGTVSGNVSAAGGARNTLDLLNLAGHPDIPVAVGAHDPQVGTFHGGAPHVHGDNGIGGVDLVPSLREPVEASAAELLVQLAHQYAGELRLVAIGPLTNIAEALRLEPKLPELIAEVTIMGGAALAPGNITAVAEANIANDPEAAAEVLAADWSVTLVPLDVTMTNVLEENHRQELLATEHPVSQALGEMLGYYFGFYVDIFGRACSAMHDPLAAAIAVRGVELSLAPTVRVQVDTTGGPGRGQTVCDLRGQYAGFPEQRGARCRVVLEIGEDFAPHLLGTLQAAWLTEAQAAAPVI, encoded by the coding sequence ATGACCCAGCCCGCCCCCTTCTTCCTTGACTGCGATACCGGAATCGACGACGCCCTCGCCCTGGCTTACCTCCTGGCATCCCCACGGGCGGAACTTGTTGGCATCGGTACGGTCAGCGGCAATGTGAGCGCGGCAGGTGGCGCCCGGAACACCTTGGATCTTTTGAATCTGGCCGGCCACCCGGACATCCCCGTAGCTGTGGGGGCGCACGATCCCCAGGTTGGTACCTTCCATGGCGGTGCACCGCACGTCCACGGTGACAACGGGATCGGCGGAGTGGACCTGGTTCCGTCGCTCCGCGAGCCAGTGGAGGCCTCGGCCGCGGAACTACTGGTTCAGCTGGCGCACCAGTACGCGGGGGAGTTGCGCCTGGTGGCAATCGGCCCGTTGACCAACATCGCAGAAGCCCTGCGCCTGGAACCCAAGCTTCCGGAGCTGATTGCTGAAGTCACCATCATGGGCGGTGCCGCGCTCGCGCCGGGAAACATCACAGCTGTTGCCGAAGCCAACATTGCCAACGATCCCGAAGCCGCAGCTGAGGTCCTGGCCGCCGACTGGAGCGTGACCCTGGTGCCGTTGGACGTGACCATGACCAACGTCTTGGAGGAAAACCACCGCCAGGAGCTTCTGGCAACCGAGCACCCGGTCTCGCAGGCGCTGGGGGAGATGCTGGGTTATTACTTCGGGTTCTACGTGGACATCTTCGGACGGGCATGCTCGGCCATGCACGATCCCCTTGCCGCGGCAATTGCCGTCAGGGGCGTGGAGTTGTCGTTGGCACCCACGGTCCGCGTCCAGGTGGACACCACCGGCGGGCCCGGCCGCGGCCAGACGGTCTGCGATCTCCGCGGACAGTACGCCGGGTTCCCGGAACAGCGCGGTGCACGGTGCCGTGTGGTCCTGGAAATCGGTGAAGACTTCGCGCCGCACCTGCTCGGAACCCTGCAGGCAGCCTGGTTGACGGAAGCACAGGCAGCGGCGCCGGTCATCTGA
- a CDS encoding PfkB family carbohydrate kinase, translated as MSTTPQSSAPNSYPTLTVVGSINLDITATASRLPSPGETVGGGVLRQQPGGKGANQAVAAARLAGSSRMVGAVGKDDAGRNLITAMASAGVDVTDIARVDEPTGTALVLVDGEGENQIVVCPGANGSVSVDGVAFGAEEAVLCQLEVDQEVVLEAARSAKGFFALNAAPAAPLLPELLERCDLVIVNETEYELIPALRNAPLVAVTYGGEGSAIFVDGERVAEAPAVRVTNIANTIGAGDAFCAALVLGLRTGLEYSHALAAANAVGADAVRDSSSQPALKPLEHYIEATRTATRPA; from the coding sequence ATGAGCACCACCCCTCAGTCTTCTGCGCCCAATTCCTACCCCACCCTCACCGTGGTTGGAAGCATCAACCTGGACATCACGGCCACGGCCAGCCGTCTCCCGTCACCGGGTGAAACCGTGGGCGGAGGCGTTCTCCGCCAGCAACCAGGCGGCAAAGGCGCCAATCAGGCAGTCGCTGCAGCCCGGCTGGCGGGAAGCTCGCGCATGGTGGGGGCAGTGGGCAAGGACGACGCCGGCCGCAACCTCATCACCGCGATGGCAAGTGCCGGCGTCGACGTTACGGACATAGCCCGCGTGGACGAGCCCACCGGAACCGCTTTGGTGCTGGTGGATGGCGAGGGTGAGAACCAGATTGTGGTGTGCCCGGGAGCCAACGGCTCAGTGAGCGTGGACGGAGTTGCCTTCGGGGCCGAGGAAGCCGTGCTCTGCCAGCTGGAAGTGGATCAGGAAGTGGTGCTGGAAGCCGCTCGCAGCGCCAAAGGATTCTTCGCTTTGAACGCAGCCCCGGCCGCGCCGCTCCTCCCCGAGCTTTTGGAACGCTGCGACCTTGTGATCGTGAATGAGACGGAATACGAGCTGATCCCGGCACTCCGGAACGCCCCGCTGGTGGCCGTGACCTATGGCGGCGAAGGCTCGGCAATCTTCGTGGACGGCGAGAGGGTGGCGGAGGCACCGGCCGTCCGGGTCACGAACATTGCCAACACCATCGGCGCCGGGGATGCTTTCTGTGCGGCATTGGTGCTTGGACTCAGGACAGGGCTGGAGTATTCGCACGCTTTGGCCGCAGCAAACGCCGTGGGCGCCGATGCGGTGCGGGATTCTTCCTCCCAGCCTGCGTTGAAGCCGCTGGAGCACTACATCGAAGCGACGCGCACAGCCACACGGCCGGCCTGA
- a CDS encoding MSMEG_6728 family protein codes for MQTFLPFADFRESAAALDTSRLGKQRVEALQVLRALVIPEYGWQSHPAVRMWMGHVPALTMYGLAMADEWIARGHPDNTRTNITEFAPQAAHPDYASRIIMPPWLGHEDLHLSHRSKLIAKDPKHYAQLFPGTEEKLEYVWPEPKHEFHPEDPEEDSLWILRSNVEDLRPEQLTTVAMPPHGKAKAGVAADPEEYQFVYAEEKSRRQVGGPKKRPVKQQEKKPTRKRQAQEKAFNTLPGKTELAVPFDDGQSFAVGLIHGRPITVDGRFARNFEVTNVIKRSDFDYPALLQDPRVFFPVPAPAQ; via the coding sequence ATGCAGACTTTCCTCCCTTTCGCCGATTTCCGTGAGAGCGCCGCGGCGCTGGACACTTCAAGGCTCGGCAAACAGCGCGTCGAAGCCCTCCAGGTTCTCCGCGCGTTGGTGATCCCGGAGTACGGTTGGCAGTCCCACCCCGCCGTGCGCATGTGGATGGGCCACGTGCCGGCGCTCACCATGTACGGCCTGGCCATGGCCGATGAGTGGATTGCGCGCGGACACCCGGACAACACCCGCACCAACATCACGGAGTTCGCCCCGCAGGCGGCCCACCCGGACTACGCGTCCAGGATCATCATGCCGCCATGGCTTGGACATGAGGACCTGCACCTCAGCCACCGTTCCAAGCTGATCGCCAAGGACCCCAAGCACTACGCGCAGCTCTTCCCCGGCACCGAGGAAAAGCTGGAGTACGTCTGGCCCGAACCCAAGCACGAGTTCCACCCGGAAGACCCGGAGGAAGACAGCTTGTGGATCCTGCGCTCCAACGTTGAGGATCTCCGCCCGGAACAGCTCACCACGGTTGCCATGCCCCCGCACGGCAAAGCCAAGGCAGGCGTTGCCGCGGATCCTGAGGAGTACCAGTTTGTGTACGCAGAGGAGAAGTCCCGCCGCCAAGTAGGCGGACCCAAAAAACGGCCGGTCAAGCAACAGGAAAAGAAGCCCACGCGTAAGCGGCAGGCTCAGGAAAAGGCGTTCAACACCTTGCCGGGCAAGACCGAACTCGCTGTCCCGTTCGACGACGGTCAGAGCTTCGCCGTCGGCCTCATTCACGGCCGTCCCATCACTGTTGATGGCCGCTTCGCACGCAACTTTGAGGTCACCAACGTGATCAAGCGCAGCGACTTTGACTACCCGGCGTTGCTGCAGGATCCCCGGGTCTTCTTCCCGGTTCCCGCGCCGGCTCAGTAG
- a CDS encoding adenosine deaminase — protein sequence METFGEKTTAPAPPVAELHLHIEGTLQPELIFALAERNGMELPYQDIDELREKYEFTDLQSFLDLYYANMAVLQTEQDFTDMTRAYLKRAAAGGVRHAEIMMDPQAHISRGVALETCVNGVANALATSEEDFGISTLLIAAFLRDMSEDSAIDVLDQLLAMHAPIAGIGLDSAEVGNPPSKFERLYQRAGEAGLRRIAHAGEEGPASYITEALDVLHVERIDHGIRCMEDTDVVQRLVAEQVPLTVCPLSNVRLRAVDKLADHPLPEMLAIGLNVCVNSDDPAYFGGYVDENFEQLVKILEFSVPEQATLAANSIRSSFASEARKAELLDEVTEWVKISITPA from the coding sequence GTGGAAACTTTTGGCGAGAAAACTACTGCCCCGGCGCCTCCGGTTGCCGAACTGCACCTGCACATTGAAGGGACTCTCCAGCCAGAGCTGATCTTTGCCCTGGCCGAACGAAACGGCATGGAACTGCCGTACCAAGACATTGACGAACTCCGGGAAAAGTACGAGTTCACTGATCTTCAGTCCTTCCTGGACCTGTACTACGCCAACATGGCCGTCCTGCAAACCGAGCAGGATTTCACCGATATGACCCGCGCCTACCTGAAGCGGGCAGCCGCCGGGGGAGTGCGTCACGCGGAAATCATGATGGATCCCCAGGCCCACATTTCCCGCGGCGTAGCTCTTGAAACCTGCGTCAATGGTGTGGCCAACGCCCTGGCTACCTCCGAAGAAGACTTCGGCATCTCCACTCTCCTCATTGCTGCCTTCCTGCGTGACATGTCCGAGGATTCGGCGATCGATGTCCTGGACCAGCTCCTGGCCATGCACGCTCCCATCGCCGGTATTGGCCTGGACTCGGCAGAGGTGGGAAATCCGCCGTCGAAATTTGAGCGCCTGTACCAGCGCGCCGGCGAGGCCGGTTTGCGGAGGATCGCCCACGCCGGTGAGGAAGGACCAGCGTCCTACATCACCGAGGCGCTGGACGTCCTTCATGTCGAAAGGATCGATCACGGCATCCGGTGCATGGAGGACACGGACGTTGTGCAGCGGCTCGTTGCCGAACAGGTTCCGCTGACAGTCTGCCCTCTGTCCAACGTCAGGCTCCGCGCCGTGGATAAGCTTGCGGACCACCCCTTGCCCGAAATGCTGGCGATCGGCCTGAACGTTTGCGTGAACTCGGATGACCCCGCCTACTTTGGCGGCTACGTGGACGAGAACTTCGAGCAGCTGGTGAAGATCCTGGAGTTCTCCGTGCCCGAACAAGCCACCTTGGCAGCAAACTCCATCCGTTCTTCCTTCGCCAGCGAGGCCCGCAAAGCGGAGCTGCTGGACGAGGTCACGGAATGGGTCAAGATCTCCATCACGCCGGCCTGA
- a CDS encoding MFS transporter codes for MNIPTATGAQAVDPQTAAAADPQAATDEGRFHGKAAALLITTLVLAVLAFQLNASMITPALPHIGSFFGETPEAVAQVQSMFFLAGAISGPVIGRWSDFIGRRNALLLVLAIMGAGTVLCIFAPSLPLLVAGRFMQGVSSAIFALSYIVLNEYLPARLFGTSIGIIAAINGGVGGVDGYFGGLMAETLGFQSIFVAVLVLAAIAVVCVIKVVPGGKSAVAPGRMDWWGAGSLSVFLVFITYFVSTGSSAGWTSPAALGLLAGSIASFTAFWLIEKKRETPLVAVHHLRSRQVWPVIATTVLTLAGIFAIINFTVVLLSQDKENGFGLSASVAALLFLTPAALIGVFAAPLAGWIADRRGWIKTVRVGTATSLACAIAAALFAHNQIAVLIAIAALGIFYNGFFLTAINGLSVLLSPKEAPAALPGINGASFGIGASLGVVVVAPFAGLGTAGGYSTALWISVSITALAFIVSLFIAAPKGEKI; via the coding sequence GTGAATATCCCCACCGCCACAGGCGCGCAGGCCGTTGACCCGCAGACTGCAGCTGCAGCGGACCCCCAGGCAGCCACAGACGAAGGCCGCTTCCACGGCAAAGCCGCCGCACTGCTGATCACCACGTTGGTCCTGGCCGTGCTGGCCTTCCAGCTCAACGCCAGCATGATTACCCCTGCGCTCCCACACATCGGCTCCTTCTTCGGGGAAACGCCGGAAGCAGTAGCCCAGGTCCAGTCCATGTTCTTCCTGGCCGGCGCAATCTCCGGTCCCGTCATTGGGCGCTGGAGCGACTTCATTGGCCGGCGCAACGCACTCCTCCTGGTCCTGGCCATCATGGGTGCCGGTACCGTGCTGTGCATCTTCGCGCCCAGCCTGCCTTTGCTGGTGGCAGGCCGCTTCATGCAGGGTGTCTCGAGCGCCATCTTTGCGCTCTCCTACATAGTCCTCAATGAGTACCTGCCTGCCCGACTTTTCGGCACCTCCATCGGCATCATCGCTGCCATCAACGGCGGCGTGGGCGGCGTGGATGGCTACTTCGGTGGACTTATGGCCGAGACCTTGGGCTTCCAGTCGATCTTTGTCGCAGTCCTTGTACTGGCCGCGATCGCCGTCGTATGCGTCATCAAAGTGGTCCCGGGCGGTAAGTCCGCCGTCGCTCCCGGCCGGATGGATTGGTGGGGCGCAGGTTCGCTATCCGTGTTCCTGGTGTTCATCACCTACTTCGTGTCCACGGGTTCCTCTGCCGGCTGGACCTCGCCGGCCGCCTTGGGTCTGCTGGCAGGCAGCATCGCATCCTTCACAGCTTTCTGGCTCATCGAGAAGAAGCGCGAAACCCCGCTCGTCGCAGTGCATCACCTCCGTTCACGCCAAGTGTGGCCGGTCATCGCAACCACCGTGCTGACCCTGGCAGGCATCTTTGCCATCATCAACTTCACTGTGGTGCTGCTGAGCCAGGACAAGGAAAACGGCTTTGGACTGTCCGCTTCAGTGGCTGCTCTCCTGTTCCTCACCCCGGCAGCGCTCATCGGCGTCTTCGCTGCTCCGCTCGCGGGCTGGATCGCCGACCGCCGCGGCTGGATCAAAACCGTGCGCGTAGGTACGGCCACCAGCCTTGCCTGTGCCATCGCTGCTGCACTGTTTGCCCACAACCAGATCGCAGTCCTCATCGCTATCGCGGCACTGGGCATCTTCTACAACGGCTTCTTCCTCACGGCCATCAACGGACTGTCCGTGCTGCTCTCGCCCAAGGAAGCCCCTGCCGCTTTGCCCGGCATCAACGGTGCCTCCTTCGGCATCGGGGCGAGCCTCGGCGTCGTGGTTGTTGCGCCGTTCGCCGGACTGGGCACCGCAGGCGGGTATTCCACGGCCCTCTGGATTTCAGTGTCCATCACCGCCCTGGCCTTCATCGTGAGCCTGTTCATCGCCGCCCCCAAGGGTGAAAAGATCTAG
- a CDS encoding acylphosphatase → MTDEALRLTARVTGVVQGVGFRYWTARKADELHLKGTVRNSADGSVELVAEGSAADVDSIVKWLHSSHAPGRVENVDFQVSGATGEFHDFRIID, encoded by the coding sequence ATGACTGACGAAGCCCTTCGCCTCACAGCCCGTGTCACCGGTGTGGTCCAGGGCGTGGGTTTTCGATATTGGACTGCCCGGAAAGCTGACGAGCTGCATTTGAAGGGGACGGTACGCAACAGCGCGGACGGTTCCGTGGAGTTGGTTGCCGAGGGATCGGCGGCTGACGTCGACAGCATCGTGAAGTGGCTTCACTCGTCGCATGCGCCGGGCCGGGTGGAGAACGTTGATTTCCAGGTTTCCGGGGCCACAGGGGAATTCCACGACTTCCGGATTATTGATTAG
- a CDS encoding GntR family transcriptional regulator: MTDNAVQFLSRPIATQPGQPLRVAAYSRIAEAIRTKILPPGSLLPTETELGTMMDVSRTVIREALMLLEEDGLTRARRGVGRFVADSLPRIGIEHIRPFDQLLGGTEQDIQVKRVAAIKQPASEFVAPGIGVQPDEDVWFWESVLIRNGEPLAHLQENVAQGIPEAEALAEAAEAPTLPASTLLEVLGGLPGAALGPGECQISLSTAGPSRAKLLGLRPSDPVLVLTQYVRRNGAPFYLAKCLVAAKAGHLSVIQSS; this comes from the coding sequence TTGACCGACAACGCCGTCCAGTTCCTGTCCCGGCCCATCGCTACCCAACCAGGGCAGCCCCTGCGCGTCGCGGCCTACTCCCGCATCGCCGAAGCGATCCGGACCAAGATCCTGCCGCCAGGTTCGCTGCTCCCCACCGAAACCGAGCTCGGCACCATGATGGACGTCAGCCGCACCGTGATCCGGGAAGCGCTGATGTTGCTCGAAGAAGACGGCCTCACCCGGGCGCGACGTGGAGTGGGCCGCTTTGTTGCCGATTCGCTCCCCCGGATCGGCATTGAACACATCCGCCCGTTCGACCAACTCTTGGGCGGCACCGAGCAGGACATCCAGGTCAAGCGCGTAGCCGCCATCAAGCAACCGGCCTCCGAATTCGTGGCGCCGGGAATTGGCGTGCAGCCTGACGAGGACGTGTGGTTCTGGGAAAGCGTCCTCATCAGGAACGGCGAGCCCCTGGCGCATCTCCAGGAGAACGTAGCCCAAGGAATCCCCGAGGCCGAAGCTTTGGCCGAAGCTGCCGAGGCTCCCACGCTGCCCGCGTCAACACTGCTGGAAGTCTTGGGAGGGCTACCCGGGGCGGCACTGGGACCGGGCGAATGCCAGATCAGCCTGAGCACTGCCGGGCCCAGTCGTGCGAAATTGCTCGGGCTTCGTCCCTCCGATCCCGTACTGGTCCTCACGCAATACGTGCGCCGAAATGGCGCCCCGTTCTATCTGGCCAAGTGCCTGGTGGCTGCCAAGGCCGGGCACCTCTCCGTCATCCAATCCTCCTGA
- a CDS encoding glycosidase: MGANTAENTNLRLKAVLDILAESVWSGATLNAGEVLAEAIVRVPFNDHEAELLSGGIPRGHKTLTSASAKLVKAGWLVKGRSGWTIPEDGLRATVAFGDAAAFGAALDAGTPVPADVAVPTAPPVKPQAKKTAATKRAAAKKATEPKVAAAEVSEPKVAAAKVSAPKARATTAKAATAKAEPAPKKSTRKAPAKAAAASGVETQPQPDAVAIAGDFNKILGAPEDWAPQYDEAQMEFNPLVQLWTLTAELPAGFYTYKIALNRSWDENYGAFGVRDGANHELNHDGGPVTITYSHATRDIVIG, from the coding sequence ATGGGCGCGAATACCGCCGAGAACACCAACCTTCGTCTGAAGGCTGTACTGGACATCCTCGCTGAGAGCGTATGGTCCGGTGCAACGCTGAACGCCGGCGAGGTGCTGGCCGAAGCGATCGTCCGGGTACCTTTCAATGACCACGAGGCCGAACTTCTCAGTGGCGGCATTCCCCGCGGCCACAAGACCCTCACCTCGGCTTCGGCCAAGCTGGTCAAAGCCGGCTGGCTGGTCAAGGGCCGTTCGGGCTGGACCATCCCGGAGGACGGCCTGCGTGCCACGGTGGCCTTCGGGGATGCGGCGGCTTTTGGGGCAGCGCTCGACGCCGGAACCCCGGTTCCTGCCGACGTCGCCGTACCAACGGCCCCGCCGGTGAAGCCCCAAGCCAAGAAGACAGCGGCCACCAAGCGCGCCGCCGCCAAGAAAGCCACCGAGCCCAAAGTTGCAGCCGCTGAGGTATCTGAGCCCAAGGTTGCTGCCGCCAAGGTCTCCGCGCCCAAAGCCAGGGCCACAACGGCCAAGGCCGCAACAGCCAAAGCCGAACCCGCTCCGAAGAAGTCCACCCGCAAGGCGCCGGCGAAAGCAGCGGCGGCCTCCGGCGTCGAGACCCAGCCTCAGCCGGACGCTGTGGCGATCGCCGGTGACTTCAACAAGATCCTGGGGGCACCTGAGGATTGGGCTCCGCAGTACGACGAAGCCCAGATGGAATTCAATCCGCTGGTGCAGCTGTGGACGCTGACCGCTGAACTGCCTGCCGGTTTCTACACCTACAAGATCGCGCTTAACCGCTCGTGGGATGAGAACTATGGTGCCTTTGGCGTCCGTGACGGCGCCAACCATGAACTGAACCACGACGGCGGCCCCGTCACCATCACGTACAGCCACGCGACGCGGGACATCGTGATCGGCTAG
- a CDS encoding metalloregulator ArsR/SmtB family transcription factor produces the protein MDAVFKALADPTRRELLDELFREDGQSASALGARFEMTRFGIAKHLKLLEDAGLVVTRRRGREKLHFLNPVPIRLIHDRWVSKYAEPWAAALSDLKSRLESPMEKIFEIYIKTTPERLWEAITNSEIRSKYQFGNTFTADWTPGGRFEMHNVKADAPLGEGENIEVDPPRRLVQTMRALWGEDVKAEGTSRITWEIEPVGDSCHLTVTHDQLREGANDQLYGGWPMILSGLKTWLETGETLTTPGSLMYA, from the coding sequence ATGGACGCAGTGTTCAAGGCCTTGGCAGATCCAACACGCAGGGAACTGCTGGACGAGCTGTTCCGCGAGGACGGCCAATCTGCCTCCGCCTTGGGAGCCCGGTTCGAGATGACCCGTTTCGGCATCGCCAAGCACCTCAAGCTGCTGGAAGATGCAGGCTTGGTGGTCACCCGCCGTCGGGGTCGTGAAAAGTTGCACTTCCTGAACCCTGTTCCTATCCGCCTCATCCATGATCGCTGGGTGAGCAAATACGCAGAACCATGGGCCGCTGCCCTCAGCGACCTCAAATCCAGATTGGAAAGTCCCATGGAAAAGATCTTCGAGATTTACATCAAGACCACTCCGGAGCGGCTCTGGGAAGCCATCACCAACAGTGAAATCCGCAGCAAATACCAGTTCGGAAATACCTTCACCGCGGACTGGACACCGGGCGGCCGTTTTGAAATGCACAACGTCAAGGCTGATGCTCCGCTCGGCGAGGGCGAGAACATCGAAGTGGATCCCCCGCGCAGGCTCGTCCAGACCATGCGGGCGCTGTGGGGTGAAGACGTCAAAGCTGAAGGGACATCGCGGATCACCTGGGAAATCGAGCCCGTAGGAGATTCCTGCCACCTCACGGTCACCCACGATCAGCTCCGCGAAGGCGCCAATGATCAGCTCTACGGTGGCTGGCCCATGATCCTCTCCGGCCTCAAGACCTGGCTCGAAACCGGCGAAACACTGACCACGCCGGGCTCACTGATGTACGCGTAA
- a CDS encoding amidohydrolase family protein, translating to MCLHDHTSAPKPQGELPRRGILAGAAALAGISVAGIAAQLASAPAALADNGQSGANYPGRPLTPQALIIEGGTVVDPKTGDAVADGVVVLDGGKVTAVGTRDETRKAVAAVGSRARVLNASGRWVLPGLVDAHVHANALADARALLQGGATSVRSGSSTFYQDIALAALPSWAPGLSPRMTPAGLFISPDQGDSLLADPDLAPLATLSGGVKEPQDLAYLTRVNLKRGAEVIKTRANPRAGIPEQDPRELVYNVDQIGAIVKAAKGAGVLCHAYSAEGIDGAVRAGVRSIEHGVFMTEKTIQEMARRGTFFTPTMDAITSMARSSNPILAARGAEYTPILQSAVRAAKDAGVTIVAGTDSFGTDVTPIGTEARLLAEAGLTPLEALQAATTNAARLLGRGDNVGRLVRGSAADVVVVDADPLADGSALEKVSTVIAQGAVVRTNL from the coding sequence ATGTGCCTTCACGATCACACCTCTGCACCTAAACCCCAAGGCGAGTTGCCCCGTCGCGGAATCCTCGCCGGAGCCGCAGCCCTAGCCGGGATCTCCGTCGCAGGCATTGCCGCACAGTTGGCCTCGGCGCCGGCCGCGCTGGCTGACAATGGCCAGTCCGGTGCCAACTACCCGGGCCGCCCTCTCACCCCCCAGGCACTCATCATCGAGGGCGGAACGGTGGTGGACCCGAAAACCGGCGACGCCGTGGCGGACGGGGTGGTAGTGCTCGACGGCGGCAAGGTCACTGCCGTGGGCACGCGAGACGAAACGCGCAAGGCCGTGGCTGCCGTCGGAAGCCGTGCGCGTGTCCTGAACGCGTCCGGCAGGTGGGTTCTTCCAGGGCTCGTGGATGCGCACGTCCACGCCAACGCGCTGGCCGACGCCCGCGCGCTGCTGCAAGGTGGAGCCACCAGCGTCCGTAGCGGTTCGAGTACTTTCTATCAGGACATTGCCCTGGCCGCCCTCCCGTCATGGGCTCCCGGGCTCTCGCCCCGGATGACCCCTGCCGGCCTGTTCATCTCCCCTGATCAGGGAGACTCGCTCTTGGCTGATCCGGATCTGGCGCCTCTGGCAACACTGAGCGGCGGCGTCAAGGAGCCGCAGGACCTCGCGTATCTGACGCGGGTTAACCTCAAGCGCGGTGCCGAGGTCATCAAGACCCGCGCTAACCCGCGGGCGGGCATCCCCGAACAGGATCCCCGCGAGTTGGTGTACAACGTGGACCAGATTGGGGCGATCGTTAAGGCCGCCAAGGGTGCCGGTGTCCTCTGCCACGCCTACAGCGCTGAGGGAATTGATGGCGCGGTCCGTGCCGGGGTCCGCAGCATCGAGCACGGCGTCTTCATGACAGAGAAGACCATTCAGGAGATGGCTCGTCGGGGCACGTTCTTCACACCCACCATGGATGCCATCACCAGCATGGCCCGCTCTTCCAACCCGATCCTGGCTGCACGCGGAGCAGAATACACACCCATCCTCCAGTCGGCAGTGCGGGCGGCCAAGGACGCCGGAGTCACCATTGTTGCCGGCACCGATTCTTTTGGTACGGATGTAACACCCATTGGCACGGAAGCACGCCTGCTGGCCGAAGCCGGCCTCACACCCTTGGAAGCATTGCAGGCCGCAACCACGAACGCCGCCCGGTTGCTGGGACGCGGCGACAACGTGGGGCGCCTGGTCCGGGGTTCTGCGGCTGACGTTGTGGTGGTGGACGCGGATCCCTTGGCCGACGGCTCGGCCCTGGAGAAGGTCAGCACGGTGATCGCCCAGGGTGCTGTGGTGCGCACTAACCTCTAG